Part of the Bacillus sp. N1-1 genome, AGGAAAGGTCTGTTCTATTAGTGAGGGAGTGAAGGTGAAAATAGATTTGGGATTTTTAGGAACTTCGTGGTCCTTGAAGCGTATAGATTATATAGGCGAAAAACATGAAGGAAAGGGAGGTTTTAATATGGATGTAGGACTATTCATTATAGGGATTGCTCTCTTACTCGTTTCTTATTTGGTTGGTGTGAAGAAACAAACGTGGTTACTGGCAGGCTTTAATGAAAAGATGGTGGAAAACAAATCCCTACTTGGAACGATTGTGGGCTTGCTGTTTTTTCTTCCATTAGGGTTACTTACGATCATACTTAGCGTAGTCGATTTTGCTAATGAAGGTACGATCATCGTAGTAGCGATGGTAATTTTGTTTGGAATTGTAGCGGTTTTGATTAATCGAAAGTTACTTAATTCATAGCAAATTGAACCGGTATAAACGAGCTTTATAAGGGAAAAAGCGACAATTAGGCGTGTCGCTTTTCCTATGCTAACCTCTTAACTGATTCTTGAAAAAAAGCACCGTTTCTAACTCATCTTCTCGATCTTTAAAAAGGTTGAGCTCTTTTCCGACAGCGACCGCAAATTCAACATACGCATTTCCCTCTGCCGTTATCACGTTCTCGCATACCGTAACATCCGCTTTGCTTTTCAGGTCGGGGTTAAAGTAGGGAAGAAACTCTGAGATTTCAATGGAAGTTGAATAGGCACGATTTCTTAATACAGCGCTTGCCCCCAACAAAGTGGATGCGCCGCAAATAGCCGCAATCCATTTGTGGTGCTGATCAAATTCTTGGATTAGATTCATTAATTTTTCTTCGTGAAGCAGTGGTTCTGGATCACCGCCTGGAATGATTAGAATATCGTAATCCTCGACACGGCAATTTTCTACCGTGTGGGTTACTTTAATCGTAAAATTCCCATTGTGTGTTACTTCGCTTGTTAAAGCGGTTGTTTCAACCTCGACATTTGTTTCACTAAATAGGTATGAAAGAGTACTAATCTCCCAATCGACATACCCGTCATAT contains:
- a CDS encoding DUF3784 domain-containing protein; translated protein: MDVGLFIIGIALLLVSYLVGVKKQTWLLAGFNEKMVENKSLLGTIVGLLFFLPLGLLTIILSVVDFANEGTIIVVAMVILFGIVAVLINRKLLNS
- a CDS encoding DJ-1/PfpI family protein, producing MKALFFLYDGYVDWEISTLSYLFSETNVEVETTALTSEVTHNGNFTIKVTHTVENCRVEDYDILIIPGGDPEPLLHEEKLMNLIQEFDQHHKWIAAICGASTLLGASAVLRNRAYSTSIEISEFLPYFNPDLKSKADVTVCENVITAEGNAYVEFAVAVGKELNLFKDREDELETVLFFKNQLRG